In a genomic window of Pontibacter liquoris:
- a CDS encoding group III truncated hemoglobin, translating into MITKHDITGLEDIKVLVDEFYTLVRNDELLAPIFLFRLNTYWQPHLEKMYTFWNAALFGVKGYTGNPFAKHATMPVGGEHFNRWLSLFNTTVDTYFEGPMADEAKNRALIMATNFARRIDGLKGTGKVTLV; encoded by the coding sequence ATGATAACCAAACACGATATTACCGGACTGGAAGATATAAAGGTGCTCGTAGATGAGTTTTATACGTTAGTGCGCAATGATGAACTGCTGGCGCCCATTTTTCTTTTCAGGCTTAACACCTACTGGCAACCGCACCTCGAGAAGATGTATACCTTCTGGAACGCGGCGCTTTTCGGCGTGAAAGGCTATACCGGCAACCCTTTTGCCAAACACGCCACCATGCCTGTAGGCGGTGAGCACTTTAACCGCTGGCTCTCGCTCTTTAACACCACTGTGGATACTTATTTTGAAGGGCCTATGGCCGATGAAGCAAAGAACCGTGCGCTGATTATGGCCACCAATTTTGCGCGCCGCATCGATGGTCTGAAAGGGACAGGCAAAGTAACGCTAGTATAA
- a CDS encoding c-type cytochrome, which translates to MMPLKKGALAMAAGVLLLGANPVQAQDAIAGKAVFDANCAVCHSIQTDVVGPALKDVHKRRDEAWIKKFVKNSTEMIKGGDATAKEVFEKYGKVQMPAFGAMLKDGDIDNVIAYVKQESEAPAAVVAETTPATPDATAAEAQAPAKVAFLDLPPALLMTFALAAAVLLLIVITLVVLFRLFVPMLGDSIYDEDFRASFAGRVLFLMRGDATLFTGKATDVIHSNHDFDGIQEYDNDLPPWWKTMFYVSIVFAIGYMLYYHVFHTGALQEEEYAQEMQQAALFSAKANNDPNAKTDYKVLTDATALENGKKTFIQNCAACHGQEAQGGVGPNLTDEYWLHGGDVNEVFHTVKFGVPAKGMVAWQGKLGKDQILEVSSYILSLQGSNPANAKEPQGEKK; encoded by the coding sequence ATGATGCCACTTAAAAAAGGAGCATTGGCCATGGCGGCCGGTGTGCTCCTGCTAGGCGCCAACCCGGTGCAGGCGCAGGACGCCATTGCCGGCAAGGCTGTGTTTGATGCCAACTGCGCCGTATGCCATAGTATACAGACCGATGTGGTGGGCCCGGCCCTGAAAGACGTGCACAAGCGCCGCGACGAAGCCTGGATCAAGAAGTTTGTAAAGAACTCCACCGAAATGATCAAGGGAGGCGATGCCACTGCCAAAGAGGTGTTTGAGAAGTATGGCAAAGTGCAGATGCCCGCTTTCGGCGCGATGCTGAAGGACGGCGACATAGACAATGTGATTGCCTATGTGAAGCAGGAGAGCGAGGCCCCGGCTGCAGTGGTGGCGGAAACAACGCCGGCCACGCCCGATGCGACTGCCGCCGAAGCACAGGCGCCGGCAAAAGTAGCTTTCCTGGACCTGCCGCCTGCCTTGTTGATGACTTTCGCGCTGGCTGCGGCCGTGTTGCTGTTGATCGTGATCACGCTGGTGGTGCTGTTCCGCTTGTTTGTACCAATGCTGGGTGATTCGATATACGATGAGGATTTCCGCGCTTCCTTTGCGGGCCGTGTGCTGTTCCTGATGCGGGGCGATGCCACCTTGTTTACTGGCAAAGCCACAGACGTGATCCACTCTAACCACGATTTCGACGGCATCCAGGAATACGACAACGACCTGCCACCCTGGTGGAAGACCATGTTCTATGTATCCATTGTGTTTGCGATTGGCTACATGTTATACTATCACGTGTTCCACACCGGCGCTTTGCAGGAAGAGGAGTATGCGCAGGAAATGCAGCAGGCGGCACTCTTCTCGGCCAAAGCCAACAACGACCCAAATGCTAAAACAGATTACAAAGTGCTGACCGATGCTACGGCGCTGGAAAATGGCAAGAAAACCTTTATCCAGAACTGCGCCGCCTGCCACGGCCAGGAAGCACAGGGTGGGGTAGGCCCCAACCTGACGGACGAGTACTGGTTGCACGGTGGCGATGTAAACGAGGTGTTCCATACTGTTAAGTTCGGGGTTCCGGCCAAAGGCATGGTGGCCTGGCAGGGCAAGCTCGGCAAAGACCAGATCCTGGAAGTATCCAGCTACATCCTCAGTTTGCAAGGCTCTAACCCGGCCAACGCCAAAGAGCCACAAGGCGAGAAGAAGTAA
- a CDS encoding sulfite exporter TauE/SafE family protein: MIWAGFLFGLLGSFHCVGMCGPIAMALPFGGSNGWRFYAGRLLYNGGRLTTYTLLGALAGAFGQSLQMAGLQQAVSITSGVLILLLLVLPATSKGKAAKVFGTDKLMVWVRHKLGYFFQQNSLGALSMVGLLNGLLPCGFVYIALSGAISAPGVTGAMLYMLLFGLGTFPLMFLVSLSGKFISLKLRHTFNKAVPYGGMALAMLFIVRGLGLGIPYISPKVTETAAHKKEITMCCSKPE; encoded by the coding sequence ATGATCTGGGCAGGATTCTTATTCGGGTTGTTAGGCAGTTTCCATTGTGTTGGGATGTGCGGCCCCATCGCGATGGCCTTACCATTTGGCGGGAGCAACGGCTGGCGTTTTTACGCAGGCCGGCTCCTGTACAATGGGGGGCGACTCACCACCTATACTTTGCTAGGCGCACTGGCCGGTGCTTTCGGGCAATCGCTGCAAATGGCCGGGTTACAACAGGCGGTCTCTATCACATCGGGGGTGTTGATCCTGTTGTTGCTGGTCTTGCCGGCCACCTCCAAAGGCAAAGCGGCTAAGGTATTTGGCACCGATAAACTGATGGTTTGGGTGCGCCACAAGCTGGGCTATTTTTTTCAGCAGAACTCGCTCGGTGCCCTGTCTATGGTTGGTTTGCTGAATGGCCTGCTGCCCTGTGGCTTTGTATACATTGCCCTTTCGGGTGCCATCAGCGCGCCGGGCGTAACGGGAGCGATGCTGTACATGCTGCTCTTCGGGCTTGGTACGTTTCCGCTCATGTTCCTGGTGTCATTATCCGGCAAATTCATCAGCCTGAAGCTGCGCCATACCTTTAACAAAGCAGTGCCCTATGGAGGGATGGCTTTGGCCATGCTGTTTATCGTGCGCGGCCTGGGCCTGGGCATTCCCTACATCAGCCCGAAGGTAACCGAAACGGCCGCCCATAAAAAAGAGATCACCATGTGCTGCAGTAAGCCGGAGTAA
- the ccoS gene encoding cbb3-type cytochrome oxidase assembly protein CcoS: protein MSIIFLLIGFSVTVAGCFLGAFLWAVKSGQFDDDYTPAVRMLFDNESSGKKQAEPKK from the coding sequence ATGTCTATCATTTTTCTGCTTATCGGTTTCAGTGTAACAGTGGCTGGCTGTTTTCTGGGCGCCTTTTTATGGGCGGTAAAGTCCGGCCAGTTCGACGACGATTACACACCGGCCGTGCGCATGCTTTTCGATAATGAGAGCAGCGGAAAGAAACAGGCTGAACCAAAGAAGTAA
- a CDS encoding universal stress protein: MSKLNVIKRILVPIQFNQEGEKLLSYAGHLAKGLGAELILLYAAQVPELTYTQQNRIIQSFRQFAERVLMRQYKPGTGFTTFECLVRPSNLRKSIAAAVTEYAVDLVLMEACSLPEDPKERNNHAAGVMEAVTCPVMVVPAAATFTPLQNLVFATDFTDQDPKVLLRIAAFAKQAKAQLTLVQVYTAAQRSQLCQMKTALREVQALLSGYEVTLRLLEEEDMLEGISDFASDLAAEMLVLATQDTYLMERLFSSNYVKTLAYHTQVPLLTFHQHKTKPCSTCCTNCANKQHERQLAELARVAGL, encoded by the coding sequence ATGAGCAAGCTAAACGTAATCAAGCGCATACTGGTGCCTATCCAGTTTAACCAGGAAGGAGAGAAGCTGTTGAGTTATGCCGGGCATCTGGCAAAAGGACTTGGGGCAGAGCTCATATTGCTTTATGCCGCCCAGGTGCCGGAGCTGACCTACACACAGCAAAACCGTATCATTCAGTCGTTCCGCCAGTTTGCCGAGCGGGTGCTGATGCGGCAATACAAGCCGGGCACGGGATTTACCACGTTCGAATGCCTGGTGCGCCCAAGCAACCTGCGTAAAAGCATTGCCGCGGCGGTAACAGAATATGCTGTAGACCTGGTGCTGATGGAAGCCTGTTCGCTGCCGGAAGATCCAAAAGAGCGCAACAACCATGCGGCCGGTGTAATGGAAGCCGTTACCTGCCCCGTCATGGTAGTACCTGCTGCAGCTACATTTACGCCGCTTCAGAACCTGGTGTTTGCCACCGATTTTACCGATCAGGACCCCAAGGTATTGCTGCGAATAGCAGCGTTTGCAAAACAGGCCAAAGCGCAGCTAACGCTTGTACAGGTATACACCGCGGCCCAGCGGAGCCAGCTTTGCCAAATGAAAACCGCGCTACGCGAAGTGCAGGCCTTGCTTTCGGGCTACGAGGTAACCCTGCGGTTGCTGGAAGAAGAAGACATGCTGGAAGGGATCAGTGATTTTGCTTCTGATCTGGCGGCTGAGATGCTGGTGCTGGCTACCCAGGATACCTACCTGATGGAGCGCCTCTTCAGCAGTAATTACGTTAAAACGCTGGCATACCATACACAAGTGCCCCTGCTTACCTTCCATCAGCATAAAACCAAGCCCTGCTCCACTTGCTGCACCAACTGCGCCAACAAACAACACGAGCGACAGCTGGCGGAGCTTGCCCGGGTAGCCGGTCTTTAA
- a CDS encoding 2Fe-2S iron-sulfur cluster-binding protein, whose protein sequence is MMLIYDKVYIEDFGECKGVGRCGTCHVHVWHAPTGMFFHDGVEHTTLARLADVQENSHLACQIMVNKSINGLVVQVVDAA, encoded by the coding sequence ATGATGCTGATCTACGACAAGGTATACATCGAAGACTTTGGCGAGTGCAAAGGCGTGGGGCGCTGCGGAACCTGCCATGTGCATGTATGGCATGCCCCGACCGGCATGTTTTTCCATGACGGGGTAGAGCATACAACCCTGGCGCGCTTAGCCGATGTGCAGGAAAACAGCCACCTGGCCTGCCAAATCATGGTGAATAAAAGTATAAACGGCTTGGTGGTGCAGGTGGTGGATGCTGCCTGA
- a CDS encoding RrF2 family transcriptional regulator, translating into MISKTCKYGIRAAVYVASQAGKGVKLNVKDIAKEVDAPEAFTAKILQILNKHRILTSLKGPYGGFYIEDYQLEQPVITIVNAIDGTSVFRECGLGLKKCSETHPCPMHDKFKAARESLRDVFQHTTLGQLANELNQGTAFIKNLV; encoded by the coding sequence ATGATATCGAAAACGTGTAAATATGGGATCCGGGCAGCTGTTTATGTTGCCTCGCAGGCCGGAAAAGGCGTAAAGCTGAACGTGAAGGATATTGCCAAAGAGGTAGATGCCCCGGAAGCTTTTACGGCCAAAATTCTGCAGATCCTGAACAAGCATCGCATCCTTACCTCGCTCAAAGGGCCATATGGCGGATTTTATATCGAAGATTACCAGCTTGAGCAGCCCGTTATCACGATCGTAAATGCAATTGATGGCACTTCGGTATTTAGGGAGTGCGGCCTGGGACTGAAAAAATGCTCCGAAACGCATCCCTGTCCTATGCACGACAAGTTTAAAGCAGCCCGCGAGTCGCTTCGGGATGTCTTTCAGCATACCACCCTCGGGCAGTTAGCAAATGAGCTGAACCAGGGCACTGCGTTCATCAAGAACCTGGTGTAG
- the ccoG gene encoding cytochrome c oxidase accessory protein CcoG, whose translation MATVTNKKVKPTDEFRDHIATVDESGKRVWVYPKKPKGKFYNYRKLVSYGLLALLFAGPFIKINGLPLLMLNIVERKFVIFGVLFWPQDFFILVLAFLAMTVFVILFTVVYGRLFCGWICPQTIFLEMVFRRIEYAIEGDYTKQKALNKMPWNTEKILKKGAKTIVFLAISFLIANTFLAYVIGIDALKAIVTDNPLNHLAGLGTIAVFTGAFYWVFASFREQVCTIVCPYGRMQGVMLDKKSVVVAYDYGRGEPRGKLRKGQERTEGDCIDCHQCVQVCPTGIDIRNGAQQLECINCTACMDACDDIMRMIGKSEGLIRYDSEESIAEGKKWKFFTSRVMGYTTVLVVLLVALTTLLLLRDQAEATILRTPGQLYQKTEQGTIKNLYNISVINKTNHDMPLTLRLMDHKGTIEVIGDKLVLPAQGIAEGVFFAEIPQDQLEGMNSKVEIGLYLGDELITTQDTKFLAPAK comes from the coding sequence ATGGCAACTGTAACAAATAAAAAAGTAAAACCAACCGACGAGTTCCGCGACCACATCGCTACAGTAGATGAGTCGGGCAAGCGCGTCTGGGTATATCCCAAAAAACCGAAAGGCAAATTCTACAATTACCGCAAACTGGTAAGCTATGGCTTGCTGGCGCTGCTGTTTGCCGGGCCGTTCATCAAAATAAACGGCTTGCCGCTGCTGATGCTCAACATTGTGGAGCGCAAGTTCGTGATCTTTGGCGTGCTGTTCTGGCCCCAGGACTTCTTTATACTGGTGCTGGCTTTCCTGGCTATGACCGTGTTTGTGATCCTGTTTACGGTCGTATACGGCCGCCTTTTTTGTGGCTGGATCTGCCCACAAACCATTTTCCTGGAAATGGTCTTCCGCCGCATCGAGTATGCCATTGAAGGCGATTACACCAAACAGAAGGCGCTGAACAAAATGCCCTGGAACACCGAGAAGATCCTCAAAAAAGGAGCTAAAACAATCGTTTTCCTCGCCATCTCCTTCCTTATTGCCAATACCTTTCTAGCCTATGTTATCGGCATCGATGCCCTGAAAGCGATCGTAACCGATAATCCGCTGAATCACCTGGCAGGCCTTGGCACAATTGCCGTATTCACGGGTGCTTTTTACTGGGTCTTTGCGTCCTTCCGCGAGCAGGTGTGTACCATCGTTTGCCCCTATGGCCGCATGCAGGGCGTTATGCTGGATAAAAAATCGGTGGTAGTGGCTTATGACTATGGCCGTGGCGAGCCGCGCGGCAAGCTGCGCAAAGGGCAGGAGCGCACCGAAGGCGACTGCATCGATTGCCACCAGTGCGTGCAGGTTTGCCCGACTGGCATCGACATCCGCAACGGCGCGCAGCAGCTCGAGTGCATTAACTGCACGGCCTGCATGGATGCCTGCGACGACATCATGCGCATGATCGGCAAGTCCGAAGGCCTGATCCGTTACGACTCCGAAGAAAGTATAGCCGAAGGCAAAAAGTGGAAGTTCTTTACCTCGCGGGTGATGGGTTATACGACCGTGCTGGTGGTATTGCTGGTAGCGCTTACAACCCTGCTGCTGCTCCGCGACCAGGCTGAGGCGACGATCCTTCGCACACCCGGCCAACTGTACCAGAAAACGGAGCAGGGCACGATCAAGAACCTCTACAATATCTCTGTTATCAACAAAACCAACCACGATATGCCGCTTACGCTCCGCTTGATGGACCACAAAGGCACCATCGAAGTGATTGGCGACAAGCTGGTACTGCCGGCGCAGGGAATTGCGGAAGGTGTGTTCTTTGCCGAGATTCCGCAGGACCAGCTGGAGGGAATGAACTCCAAAGTAGAGATCGGTTTATACTTAGGCGACGAGCTGATCACTACGCAGGATACCAAGTTTCTAGCCCCGGCGAAGTAG
- the ccoN gene encoding cytochrome-c oxidase, cbb3-type subunit I: MSTSVTEVLQNAPERNVPHGGGNRATETFFYDNKIVRNFGIATVFWGVAGMMIGVLIAFQLANPAVNMGTEYTTFGRVRPLHTNAVIFAFVGNAIFMGVYYSLQRLCKARMFSDKLSKIHFWGWQLVILAAVITLPLGFTTTKEYAELEWPIDIAITLTWVVFGWNMFGTIAKRRERHLYVAIWFYIATFLTVAVLHIVNSYELPVSFMKSYSGYAGVQDALVQWWYGHNAVAFFLTTPFLGLMYYFLPKAANRPVYSYRLSIIHFWSLIFIYIWAGPHHLLYTALPDWAQSLGTAFSVMLLAPSWGGMINGLLTLRGAWDKVREEPILKFMVVAITAYGMATFEGPLLSLKNVNAIGHFTDWIVAHVHVGALGWNGFLTFAMLYWLFPRLYNTNLFSKKLANAHFWLGTLGILFYAIPLYWAGFTQGLMWKQFNAEGMLQYPNFLETVLQIIPMYYMRALGGMLYLSGVFLMVYNLYKTAKSGALLSNEAAIAPPIAKIEEAGNRHWHSWIEKRPTQMAIWATVAILIGGLVEFIPTFVIKSNVPTIASVKPYTSLELQGRDVYIKEGCVSCHTQMVRPFRSETERYGEYSKAGEFVYDHPFLWGSKRTGPDLHRIGSKYPDSWHYHHMLDPSSMSPGSIMPPYPWLFEKDIDLSTTEPKLKVMQKLGVPYDDAYVARANEELLKQARQITAELNKEGLEVKPEREIVALIAYLQRLGTDIKVKEEQQR, from the coding sequence ATGTCAACTAGTGTAACAGAAGTCTTACAAAACGCGCCCGAACGCAATGTGCCCCACGGCGGGGGCAACAGGGCCACCGAGACATTCTTTTATGATAACAAGATCGTCCGGAATTTTGGCATAGCCACGGTATTCTGGGGCGTAGCCGGTATGATGATCGGGGTGCTGATCGCGTTCCAGCTGGCCAACCCAGCCGTTAACATGGGCACCGAATACACCACCTTCGGTCGTGTCCGCCCGCTGCACACCAATGCCGTAATTTTTGCCTTTGTTGGTAACGCCATTTTTATGGGCGTTTACTATTCGCTGCAGCGCCTCTGCAAGGCCCGCATGTTCAGCGACAAGCTCAGTAAAATACACTTCTGGGGATGGCAGCTCGTTATTTTAGCCGCCGTGATCACCCTGCCGCTGGGCTTTACCACCACCAAAGAATACGCCGAGCTGGAGTGGCCGATTGATATTGCCATTACGCTTACCTGGGTCGTATTTGGCTGGAACATGTTCGGTACCATTGCCAAACGCCGGGAGCGTCACCTGTACGTAGCCATCTGGTTCTACATTGCCACGTTCTTAACCGTTGCGGTGCTGCACATTGTAAACTCTTATGAGTTGCCGGTATCCTTTATGAAAAGCTACTCTGGCTATGCCGGTGTGCAGGATGCGCTGGTACAATGGTGGTATGGCCACAATGCGGTTGCGTTCTTCCTCACCACGCCGTTCCTGGGCCTGATGTACTACTTCCTGCCAAAGGCAGCGAACCGCCCGGTATACTCATATCGCCTGTCCATTATTCACTTCTGGTCTTTGATATTCATTTATATCTGGGCTGGCCCACACCACTTGCTTTATACAGCTTTGCCTGACTGGGCACAATCATTAGGTACGGCTTTCTCGGTGATGCTGCTTGCGCCAAGCTGGGGAGGTATGATCAACGGCCTTTTAACCCTGCGCGGTGCCTGGGACAAAGTGCGCGAAGAGCCTATCCTTAAGTTTATGGTGGTGGCGATCACTGCCTATGGTATGGCTACTTTCGAAGGCCCGCTGCTGTCGCTTAAAAATGTGAACGCCATTGGCCACTTTACAGACTGGATCGTGGCACACGTGCACGTAGGTGCGCTGGGCTGGAACGGCTTCCTAACATTTGCTATGCTCTACTGGCTGTTCCCACGCTTGTATAACACCAACCTGTTCTCCAAGAAGCTGGCTAACGCGCACTTCTGGCTGGGCACCCTGGGTATCCTGTTCTATGCTATCCCGCTCTACTGGGCCGGCTTTACACAAGGCCTGATGTGGAAACAGTTTAATGCTGAAGGCATGCTGCAGTATCCGAACTTCCTGGAAACCGTGTTGCAGATCATCCCGATGTACTACATGCGTGCCCTGGGTGGTATGCTGTACCTGAGCGGCGTGTTCCTGATGGTGTACAACCTCTACAAAACTGCCAAATCCGGTGCCTTGCTTTCTAACGAAGCAGCTATAGCTCCTCCGATCGCCAAGATCGAAGAAGCCGGTAACCGCCACTGGCACAGCTGGATCGAGAAACGCCCGACGCAAATGGCGATCTGGGCAACGGTTGCGATCCTGATCGGTGGCCTGGTAGAGTTTATCCCGACCTTTGTTATCAAATCTAACGTGCCGACCATTGCCAGCGTGAAGCCTTATACTTCGCTGGAGCTGCAGGGCCGCGACGTGTACATCAAAGAGGGCTGCGTGAGCTGCCACACCCAGATGGTGCGTCCGTTCCGATCAGAGACCGAGCGTTACGGCGAGTACTCCAAAGCAGGCGAGTTCGTGTATGATCACCCGTTCCTGTGGGGCTCCAAGCGCACCGGTCCGGATCTGCACCGCATAGGCAGCAAGTACCCGGATTCGTGGCACTACCACCACATGCTGGATCCTTCTTCCATGTCGCCAGGCTCTATTATGCCGCCTTACCCATGGTTGTTTGAAAAGGATATCGACTTGAGCACCACCGAACCAAAGCTAAAAGTCATGCAGAAATTGGGCGTACCATACGACGATGCCTATGTGGCCAGAGCCAACGAGGAGTTGCTGAAGCAGGCCCGCCAGATCACAGCCGAGCTGAACAAAGAAGGCCTGGAAGTGAAACCGGAGCGTGAAATTGTAGCCCTGATCGCCTACCTGCAACGCCTGGGCACCGACATCAAAGTGAAAGAAGAGCAACAACGATAA
- a CDS encoding formylglycine-generating enzyme family protein, with amino-acid sequence MNRLLLFLLLLCCQPLLAQKSTTRQMAPVASGTFVPLYGAAKDRVPVKGFLLDKYPVTNAEFLAFVKQQPKWQKSAVKKVFADQNYLRHWASDQSIGPDAAKLNNSPVINVSWFAAKAYCECQGKRLPTVNEWEYAALASETKRDATNDEAFYQRSLEWYSQPNPKYLPAVQSSFRNYYGVYGMIGLVWEWTSDFNSAMLQSDARAGNSNDQQQFCGAGASNATNVKNYVAFMRYAFRSSLKPSYTVGNLGFRCAQSSKVELARR; translated from the coding sequence ATGAACCGACTGCTTCTTTTCCTGCTCCTGCTCTGCTGCCAGCCTTTGCTGGCGCAAAAGAGCACGACCCGGCAAATGGCACCTGTAGCGAGCGGCACGTTTGTGCCGCTCTATGGTGCTGCAAAAGACCGGGTGCCGGTCAAAGGTTTTCTGCTGGATAAATACCCCGTAACCAATGCCGAATTCCTGGCTTTTGTGAAGCAGCAACCCAAGTGGCAGAAATCAGCTGTAAAAAAAGTTTTTGCCGACCAGAATTACCTTCGCCACTGGGCCTCGGACCAAAGTATAGGACCTGATGCTGCCAAGCTAAACAACAGCCCGGTGATCAACGTGTCGTGGTTTGCGGCCAAGGCTTATTGCGAGTGCCAGGGCAAGCGGCTGCCCACCGTTAATGAATGGGAATATGCCGCTCTGGCCAGCGAAACAAAACGCGACGCGACCAACGACGAAGCCTTTTACCAGCGCAGTCTGGAATGGTACAGCCAGCCAAACCCCAAGTACCTGCCTGCGGTGCAAAGCAGTTTCCGCAATTACTATGGCGTGTACGGCATGATTGGGCTGGTGTGGGAATGGACCTCGGACTTCAATTCGGCAATGCTGCAGAGCGATGCCCGCGCCGGCAACAGCAACGACCAGCAGCAGTTCTGCGGCGCCGGTGCCAGCAACGCTACCAATGTAAAAAACTACGTGGCCTTTATGCGCTACGCCTTCCGCTCCAGTTTAAAACCCAGCTACACGGTGGGTAACCTGGGCTTCAGGTGCGCCCAAAGCAGCAAAGTAGAGCTAGCAAGGCGGTAA
- a CDS encoding FixH family protein → MATIHNQETKKSFTWWPYAIVAALLLFMGYIASFVYRAMRQDVDLVSTNYYEQELAYQDHMDTVGRTNAAGNVAIDYHAAGQTITLQLPESFAGKNISGKINFFRPSDDKLDFELPLQLDADRSQLLNTEKLQKGLWKVRLNYSAGSENYYSEKTIVIE, encoded by the coding sequence ATGGCAACTATACATAATCAAGAAACAAAGAAAAGCTTCACCTGGTGGCCTTATGCCATTGTAGCGGCCTTGCTGCTGTTCATGGGCTATATTGCCTCGTTTGTGTACCGGGCCATGCGCCAGGACGTGGACCTGGTGAGCACTAATTACTACGAGCAGGAGCTGGCCTACCAGGACCATATGGACACGGTGGGCCGCACCAATGCTGCAGGCAACGTGGCGATAGACTACCATGCTGCCGGGCAAACTATTACGCTGCAGTTACCCGAAAGCTTTGCCGGCAAAAACATCAGCGGCAAGATCAACTTCTTCCGGCCATCAGACGACAAGCTGGATTTTGAACTGCCCCTACAGCTGGATGCCGATCGGAGCCAGTTGCTCAATACCGAAAAGCTGCAGAAAGGCCTCTGGAAAGTGCGCCTGAACTATAGCGCCGGCAGTGAAAATTATTACTCAGAAAAAACAATCGTGATAGAATAA
- a CDS encoding SCO family protein, producing the protein MKRFTYPLLLALAIGFAACQPQEHSCCVKPTAAADHNHNAAVTTVANTSGALTDMSLYNLTSDWTNQNNQKMKLEKLRGKAQLVAMIYTSCGYACPRTVADLKSIEQELGKYKIGDVGIVLVSMDPDRDTPAKLKAFAKANQLDTRTWTLLTSQPDDIQELAALLNVKYSKDLNGNFSHSNIITVLNAQGEIVHQQEGLGTAPTQTVKVIQGLAKAI; encoded by the coding sequence ATGAAACGCTTCACTTACCCCCTGCTCCTGGCCCTGGCCATTGGTTTTGCCGCATGCCAGCCGCAAGAACATAGCTGCTGCGTGAAACCTACTGCGGCCGCTGATCATAACCATAACGCAGCTGTTACCACGGTAGCAAACACAAGCGGCGCCCTCACCGACATGTCGCTTTACAACCTGACCTCTGATTGGACTAACCAGAACAACCAGAAAATGAAGCTGGAAAAGCTGCGCGGCAAAGCACAGCTGGTGGCCATGATCTATACCAGCTGCGGGTATGCCTGCCCCAGAACGGTAGCCGATCTGAAAAGCATCGAACAGGAACTGGGCAAGTATAAAATTGGAGATGTAGGCATTGTGCTCGTTTCCATGGACCCGGACCGCGATACGCCTGCCAAGCTAAAAGCGTTTGCGAAAGCCAACCAGCTCGATACCCGCACCTGGACGCTGCTGACAAGCCAGCCCGACGACATCCAGGAACTGGCTGCCCTGTTGAATGTGAAGTATAGCAAAGACCTGAACGGCAATTTTTCGCACTCCAACATCATTACCGTGCTCAACGCCCAGGGCGAGATCGTGCACCAGCAGGAAGGCCTGGGCACTGCCCCCACCCAAACAGTAAAAGTGATCCAGGGTCTCGCCAAAGCAATTTAA
- a CDS encoding cupin domain-containing protein, with protein sequence MEMKEIHANAAYKVLKVTLAKGEKMPQHFASSDAFLILEKGKVKLQLPDKEVELVQGATWHIPAGLPHSLQVLEDFSAYVVLAGQAQIKFTNL encoded by the coding sequence ATGGAGATGAAAGAAATACATGCGAATGCCGCCTACAAAGTGTTGAAGGTAACGTTAGCTAAAGGCGAAAAAATGCCCCAGCATTTTGCTTCATCCGATGCGTTCCTGATCCTGGAAAAGGGAAAAGTAAAGCTGCAGTTGCCGGATAAGGAAGTGGAACTGGTGCAGGGTGCTACCTGGCACATTCCGGCCGGTTTGCCCCACAGCCTGCAGGTGCTCGAAGATTTTAGCGCCTACGTGGTGCTGGCCGGCCAGGCACAGATCAAATTTACCAACCTCTGA